In Xenorhabdus nematophila ATCC 19061, one DNA window encodes the following:
- a CDS encoding MFS transporter, whose product MYRIKNDFVSACLISSILFFAIVSLGLSLAILPLYVNKVLGYSPFFVGIVVAVESISTLLSRTHSGRFSDNHGPKKGMFLGLFLTFISGFLCYLCFVSLTPSVVTFIVIILSRILMGIGESLIFTCSGTWPIGLVGKAHAGKIMSWVGIAMFLGLAIGNYFGTWSYYNIGIIYSALLMTFLPVIGLFFAIIVRTVKIYPKKNKLSLLFAINRTWKAGLGFALANVGYASTTAFLVLFFIQKGWEKDAAFSLALFGLGYVASRLTLGWMADSSGLKLTLFSLLLESIGLLLIGLSTTPHSAMLGSFLTGFGLSMIYPLLALPALNSMPDENIGLALSTYESCFDIGILLAGFVGGSIISQLGYEAVFIFAFFCCLIAMYFSILAYKQLNRSGKDFLRQ is encoded by the coding sequence ATGTATAGGATAAAAAATGATTTTGTATCGGCCTGTTTAATATCTAGTATTCTTTTTTTTGCTATCGTTAGTTTGGGATTGTCTCTTGCTATACTTCCACTCTACGTTAATAAAGTACTTGGATACTCTCCTTTTTTTGTTGGAATTGTTGTTGCTGTTGAATCTATATCAACATTATTATCTCGCACCCATTCAGGGCGTTTTTCAGATAATCATGGCCCTAAAAAAGGAATGTTTCTCGGTTTGTTTCTGACGTTTATATCAGGATTTCTGTGTTATTTATGTTTTGTTTCTCTTACTCCTAGTGTTGTTACTTTTATTGTAATTATTCTTTCTAGAATTCTTATGGGAATTGGTGAAAGTCTTATTTTTACTTGCAGTGGGACATGGCCTATAGGCCTTGTAGGCAAGGCACATGCTGGCAAGATAATGTCTTGGGTTGGAATAGCTATGTTTTTAGGTTTGGCTATCGGTAATTATTTTGGAACGTGGTCATATTATAATATAGGAATTATTTATTCTGCTTTATTAATGACTTTTCTTCCTGTAATTGGATTGTTTTTTGCCATTATTGTAAGAACAGTTAAAATTTACCCAAAAAAAAATAAACTATCATTATTATTCGCTATCAACCGAACATGGAAAGCTGGGTTAGGATTTGCGTTGGCTAATGTTGGGTATGCTTCTACCACTGCCTTTTTAGTCCTATTTTTTATTCAAAAAGGCTGGGAGAAAGACGCCGCTTTTTCTCTTGCTTTATTCGGTTTGGGGTATGTAGCCTCAAGACTAACGCTAGGATGGATGGCTGACTCATCTGGATTAAAGTTGACTTTATTCTCACTGTTATTAGAGTCAATAGGTCTTTTGTTAATTGGGTTAAGTACTACACCTCATTCGGCTATGCTTGGATCATTTCTAACTGGGTTTGGCCTTTCCATGATATATCCATTACTTGCACTACCTGCTCTGAATAGTATGCCTGATGAAAATATCGGTCTTGCACTTAGTACTTATGAGTCTTGCTTTGACATTGGGATATTGCTCGCTGGTTTTGTTGGTGGAAGTATTATTTCACAATTAGGATATGAGGCTGTTTTTATTTTTGCTTTTTTTTGTTGTCTTATCGCAATGTATTTTTCTATTTTGGCCTACAAACAATTAAACAGAAGTGGTAAGGATTTTTTGAGACAATAA
- the purN gene encoding phosphoribosylglycinamide formyltransferase, translating to MKKVAFLFSGRGSLLSSVKNAIENSSNPAELCLIITNNKDFSTKGLSDFDGIKVHKISHLDYSSREGFEQEIADKLEKNESDLIVLGGFRRIFSPEFVKKFGNKTINTHPSLLPAFPGDKAQLRAIESGVRITGATVHFINDEVDAGPIIEQECVRIYNGMTESELREAIINAEKEMMYRVVIAFIDNKLKLENNKVFFEG from the coding sequence ATGAAAAAAGTCGCATTTTTATTTTCTGGACGCGGCAGTCTTTTATCTTCTGTCAAAAATGCCATTGAAAATTCCTCAAATCCAGCTGAGCTTTGTTTGATTATTACAAATAATAAGGATTTTTCCACTAAGGGTTTATCCGATTTTGATGGAATTAAAGTTCATAAAATAAGTCACCTTGATTATTCATCTAGAGAGGGATTTGAGCAGGAGATAGCTGATAAACTTGAAAAAAATGAGAGTGATTTAATTGTGTTAGGAGGATTCAGAAGAATATTTTCTCCAGAATTTGTCAAGAAGTTTGGAAATAAAACAATTAATACTCATCCTTCATTACTTCCTGCTTTTCCGGGAGATAAGGCTCAGCTTAGAGCTATTGAATCTGGAGTTCGTATTACTGGAGCTACTGTTCATTTTATCAATGATGAGGTAGATGCAGGACCTATTATAGAGCAAGAGTGTGTAAGGATTTATAATGGCATGACGGAATCAGAACTCCGTGAGGCGATCATAAATGCCGAAAAGGAAATGATGTATAGAGTAGTTATTGCATTTATTGATAATAAATTGAAGTTGGAAAATAATAAGGTTTTCTTTGAAGGATAA
- a CDS encoding amidohydrolase family protein, with protein sequence MKNKFFLKDVSYLDSSTMQLKVGSIKIVDGIISEIEDVIIDYGSDIIIEAQNIILMPGLVNAHLHPSKEIYGGALDASPIDIVLDTVHKNNALEDSEGQFIASLKSLTSGLMKGVTTYGVFTSRIQSDIRAIQQAGVRCVINYCQSNQWIGSGYSPENRAIDEIIQKYLEAEDQYQSELIKLSPATASELSANEELLLSLHSIANKRMTNFTLHIHEGRHQVESYKNFYGQSAISNFDKMKLLDKNTTLIHCCTLSEEDINILKRRDCNIVHCPVSNSFVGAGTMPIRPLWENRNIGLGTDAAMVNPNNDLTFDAIFSLYHHGDSDFENKINAAEVIYMLTEGGAKALGFKDIGKIEKGYKADFIFFNKDSIDVDYINTPVSLLKMLNREKPNIVMINGVEVVKNNKLVNFNLSENNVSFSMIRERLA encoded by the coding sequence ATGAAAAATAAATTTTTTCTTAAAGACGTTAGTTATTTAGATAGCTCTACCATGCAACTAAAAGTAGGTAGTATAAAAATTGTTGATGGTATTATTTCTGAGATTGAAGATGTAATTATAGACTACGGTAGCGACATTATTATTGAGGCTCAGAATATTATTTTAATGCCAGGGTTAGTGAATGCTCACCTCCACCCAAGTAAAGAAATATATGGGGGAGCTTTGGATGCATCTCCGATTGATATAGTTCTTGATACAGTTCATAAAAACAATGCATTGGAAGATTCTGAAGGACAATTTATAGCTTCATTAAAATCTCTGACTTCTGGTTTGATGAAAGGTGTTACAACCTATGGTGTTTTTACAAGCCGTATACAGAGTGATATACGAGCAATACAGCAAGCAGGGGTTAGATGTGTCATTAACTATTGTCAGAGTAATCAGTGGATCGGTAGTGGATATAGTCCCGAAAATAGAGCAATTGATGAAATTATACAAAAATATCTTGAAGCTGAAGATCAGTATCAATCTGAACTAATAAAATTATCTCCTGCTACAGCATCTGAACTTTCAGCAAATGAGGAACTATTATTATCTCTTCATTCCATAGCTAATAAAAGAATGACTAATTTTACCCTTCATATACATGAAGGAAGACACCAAGTAGAATCATATAAAAATTTTTATGGTCAAAGTGCTATATCTAATTTTGATAAAATGAAGTTGCTTGATAAAAACACAACCTTAATTCATTGCTGTACCCTCAGTGAAGAAGATATTAATATCTTAAAAAGAAGAGATTGTAATATAGTACATTGTCCTGTCAGCAATAGCTTTGTTGGGGCAGGAACGATGCCAATTAGGCCTCTCTGGGAAAATAGAAATATAGGGTTAGGAACAGATGCAGCTATGGTTAATCCAAATAATGATTTAACCTTTGATGCTATTTTTTCTCTATACCATCATGGTGATAGTGATTTTGAAAATAAAATAAATGCAGCAGAAGTCATATATATGCTTACTGAGGGAGGAGCTAAGGCTCTTGGTTTCAAAGATATTGGCAAAATTGAAAAAGGATATAAAGCGGATTTTATCTTTTTCAATAAAGACTCTATTGATGTAGATTATATTAACACACCTGTTTCCTTACTAAAAATGTTAAATCGTGAAAAGCCAAATATTGTCATGATTAATGGAGTGGAAGTGGTTAAAAATAATAAATTAGTGAACTTTAACTTAAGTGAAAATAATGTTTCATTTTCAATGATTAGAGAGAGATTAGCATAA
- a CDS encoding IS5 family transposase — translation MPRTMLSKPLWNKLAVLMQQSGYVYHKEEHYLTFEGILYRMRTGCPWRDVPTEFGKWNTIFKRFNDWSKKAIFNLLFKLLSENTDTEWLFIDGSIVRAHQHSSGAASVEDEAIGKSRGGLSTKIHLAVDSYGLPVHFELSGGQTHDIVHAESLVTHSPSSDFVIADKGYDSSTFRSCVEKHGAIAVIPYRKNSGRTDKNIDDYLYCHRHLVENAFAKIKHFRAIATRYDKLARNYASTLALAFTIVWLPMWVE, via the coding sequence ATGCCAAGAACAATGTTATCAAAACCTTTATGGAATAAGCTAGCTGTATTGATGCAACAAAGTGGATATGTGTATCATAAAGAAGAACATTATCTGACTTTCGAAGGGATCCTTTACCGGATGCGAACAGGCTGTCCCTGGCGAGATGTCCCCACCGAATTTGGCAAATGGAACACCATTTTTAAGCGCTTTAATGATTGGTCTAAGAAAGCTATTTTTAATTTATTATTCAAATTATTATCTGAGAATACAGATACAGAATGGTTATTCATTGATGGCAGTATTGTTCGGGCTCATCAACATAGTTCAGGTGCCGCTTCTGTGGAAGATGAAGCCATTGGTAAAAGTCGGGGAGGACTTTCTACCAAAATTCATTTAGCTGTAGACAGTTATGGTCTGCCGGTTCATTTTGAGCTGTCCGGGGGTCAAACTCACGACATTGTTCATGCGGAAAGTTTGGTGACGCATTCGCCTTCATCGGATTTTGTGATCGCTGACAAAGGTTACGATAGCAGCACTTTCAGAAGTTGTGTTGAAAAACACGGCGCGATAGCGGTCATTCCTTATAGAAAAAATAGCGGCAGAACAGATAAAAACATTGATGACTATTTATACTGCCACCGGCATTTGGTAGAAAATGCCTTTGCCAAAATTAAACATTTCCGAGCAATAGCAACAAGATACGATAAATTAGCACGCAATTATGCCAGTACGTTAGCATTGGCGTTTACCATTGTGTGGCTGCCGATGTGGGTTGAGTAA
- the glyA gene encoding serine hydroxymethyltransferase has translation MLKCGMNIANYDPELWQVMEQEVRRQEEHIELIASENYTSPRVMQAQGSQLTNKYAEGYPGKRYYGGCEYIDIVEQLAINRAKELFGADYANVQPHSGSQANMAVYMTLLQPGDTVLGMNLAHGGHLTHGSPVNFSGKLYNVVPYGIDENGKIDYDDIRNQALKHQPKMIIGGFSAYSGVVDWAKMREISDEIGAYLFVDMAHVAGLIAAGVYPNPVPHAHVVTTTTHKTLAGPRGGLILAKGGDEELYKKLNSAVFPCGQGGPLMHVIAGKAVALKEAMEPEFRVYQRQVAKNAKEMVDVFLQRGYKIVSGGTENHLMLLDLVNKDITGKEADAALGRANITVNKNSVPNDPRSPFVTSGIRIGTPAITRRGFKEAETRELAVWICDVLDNINDESVIECVKQKVLGAVDVLSSSFTQPTSAATQW, from the coding sequence ATGCTAAAGTGTGGAATGAATATTGCGAATTACGATCCAGAATTGTGGCAAGTAATGGAACAGGAAGTTCGCCGTCAAGAAGAACATATTGAGCTAATTGCTTCTGAAAACTATACCAGTCCAAGAGTGATGCAGGCTCAAGGATCTCAGCTCACTAATAAATATGCGGAAGGCTATCCGGGTAAGCGTTACTACGGTGGCTGTGAGTATATTGATATCGTTGAACAATTAGCTATTAACCGAGCAAAAGAATTGTTTGGTGCAGATTATGCCAATGTCCAGCCACACTCCGGTTCGCAGGCAAATATGGCTGTCTATATGACTCTATTGCAACCCGGAGATACTGTTTTAGGCATGAATTTGGCGCATGGTGGTCACCTGACTCACGGCTCTCCAGTCAACTTCTCTGGTAAACTTTATAATGTTGTTCCTTACGGCATTGATGAAAATGGTAAGATTGATTATGATGATATCCGCAATCAAGCGTTAAAACATCAGCCTAAAATGATCATCGGCGGTTTTTCCGCTTATTCTGGAGTTGTTGACTGGGCTAAAATGCGTGAAATTTCCGACGAAATCGGAGCATATCTTTTTGTCGATATGGCTCATGTTGCAGGCCTGATTGCTGCGGGTGTTTATCCGAATCCGGTTCCTCATGCTCATGTTGTCACCACGACAACTCACAAAACACTGGCTGGTCCACGCGGCGGCCTGATTTTGGCGAAAGGTGGTGATGAAGAACTTTATAAGAAACTGAACTCTGCTGTTTTCCCTTGTGGTCAGGGTGGTCCATTGATGCACGTTATTGCAGGTAAGGCAGTAGCATTGAAAGAAGCTATGGAACCGGAATTCAGAGTATATCAGCGACAAGTTGCTAAAAATGCGAAAGAGATGGTCGATGTATTTCTGCAACGCGGTTACAAAATAGTTTCTGGTGGTACTGAAAATCATCTGATGTTACTGGATCTGGTGAATAAAGATATCACAGGAAAAGAGGCAGATGCAGCATTGGGGCGAGCCAATATAACAGTTAACAAAAACAGTGTACCTAACGATCCTCGTAGTCCGTTTGTTACTTCCGGTATCCGTATTGGTACTCCAGCTATTACTCGTCGCGGTTTCAAAGAAGCTGAAACTCGTGAGCTAGCAGTCTGGATATGTGATGTGCTGGATAACATCAATGACGAATCAGTGATTGAGTGTGTTAAACAGAAAGTATTAGGGGCTGTTGACGTTTTGAGTTCATCATTTACTCAACCCACATCGGCAGCCACACAATGGTAA
- a CDS encoding DUF84 family protein has product MQNKTPLVVLCSKNSAKISAAYNICSNVLKEFKFSYYDVPSGVSETPDTDEEAIQGCYSRINFVEEKFSTNVDFIIALEGLIEKTSFGSFVYGWAVIKDIKRKEFFYGCSGKVMLPNEVSIKLEKNQKLSEIIRELYPHYPKDELDRIGTNGVLTQKLYTRIDEFETAMKCAFGSVISSTGLYND; this is encoded by the coding sequence ATGCAAAATAAAACTCCTCTAGTCGTTCTTTGTTCTAAAAATAGCGCAAAAATATCAGCGGCATATAATATATGTTCTAATGTATTAAAAGAATTCAAATTTTCTTATTATGACGTTCCTTCTGGAGTGAGTGAAACACCAGACACAGACGAAGAGGCTATTCAAGGTTGCTATTCAAGAATCAATTTCGTGGAAGAGAAATTCTCAACCAATGTTGATTTTATTATTGCCCTTGAGGGACTTATAGAAAAGACATCTTTTGGTAGTTTTGTATATGGATGGGCCGTTATTAAGGATATAAAAAGAAAAGAATTTTTTTATGGATGCAGTGGCAAAGTAATGTTGCCCAATGAAGTTAGTATAAAATTAGAAAAAAATCAAAAATTATCAGAAATAATTAGAGAGCTATATCCTCACTATCCAAAAGATGAATTAGATAGAATTGGAACAAACGGCGTGCTAACTCAAAAACTATACACCCGAATTGACGAGTTTGAAACTGCAATGAAATGTGCTTTTGGATCTGTTATATCATCAACTGGTTTGTATAATGATTAA
- a CDS encoding HAD family hydrolase — MIKCIIFDIDDTLLDHYRGYYESMEYLKYFLRVNSYVEKQYNFSYFIDEYNNLNNSLWREFENGSINIDQIIKRRFTYIFEVFNVEKKHRAIFERIFLKTYIKNCNIIGEWDKILGEFYNLGLSMIICSNGLKSIQLEKLHFTSISGFFSSFYFGTSNPNCKPNKIFYENILNENNLKPEEVIMVGDNYENDIVPCQLLNMKTLHFSKKEDFSFIKSLLIGMINEK; from the coding sequence ATGATTAAATGTATAATATTTGATATTGATGATACTCTTTTAGATCATTATCGTGGTTATTATGAATCCATGGAATATCTTAAGTATTTTCTTAGAGTAAATTCCTATGTAGAAAAACAATATAATTTCTCATACTTCATTGATGAATATAATAATCTAAATAATAGTTTATGGAGAGAGTTTGAAAATGGTTCTATAAATATAGATCAAATAATTAAAAGAAGGTTTACATATATCTTTGAAGTATTTAATGTCGAAAAAAAACATCGAGCTATCTTTGAAAGGATTTTTTTAAAAACTTATATAAAAAATTGTAATATAATTGGGGAATGGGATAAAATTCTTGGTGAATTTTATAATTTAGGTCTGAGTATGATTATTTGTAGCAATGGACTTAAATCTATACAATTAGAAAAACTCCACTTCACCTCAATTTCTGGTTTTTTTTCTTCTTTTTATTTTGGGACATCAAATCCAAATTGCAAACCAAATAAAATATTTTATGAAAATATATTAAATGAAAATAATTTAAAACCGGAAGAAGTTATTATGGTTGGTGATAATTACGAAAATGATATAGTTCCTTGTCAATTACTTAATATGAAAACACTACATTTTTCAAAAAAAGAGGATTTTTCTTTTATAAAAAGTTTGCTAATTGGGATGATTAATGAAAAATAA